A genome region from Kogia breviceps isolate mKogBre1 chromosome 13, mKogBre1 haplotype 1, whole genome shotgun sequence includes the following:
- the LOC136792371 gene encoding vascular non-inflammatory molecule 3-like produces the protein MIISYFPKCGAVLALFVLNVGTLATSIAAVYEHAVMLPNRTETPVPKEEALLLMNRNIDVLEKAVKLAARQGAHIIVSPEVGTYGWVFTRETIYPYLEDIPDPEVNWIPCRDPPED, from the exons ATGATTATatcatattttccaaaatgtggTGCCGTTTTAGCCCTCTTTGTCCTGAATGTTGGCACACTGGCCACTTCTATCGCCGCAGTGTATGAGCATGCTGTTATGTTACCAAACAGAACAGAGACTCCTGTGCCAAAAGAAGAAGCTTTGCTCCTGATGAACAGGAATATAGATGTCTTAGAGAAAGCAGTTAAACTGGCAGCCAGGCAG GGTGCACATATCATTGTGAGCCCAGAAGTTGGAACTTATGGCTGGGTCTTCACAAGGGAGACCATTTATCCCTATCTGGAGGATATTCCAGATCCTGAAGTGAACTGGATTCCATGTAGAGACCCGCCAGAG